Proteins from a genomic interval of Syngnathus typhle isolate RoL2023-S1 ecotype Sweden linkage group LG15, RoL_Styp_1.0, whole genome shotgun sequence:
- the LOC133168333 gene encoding rho guanine nucleotide exchange factor TIAM1-like isoform X4, translating to MGNVESQNGENAFHGVSAGHLSRKHTSSRSFRLSSASKRPAARRPRHSLSAKQPERHRNSEASTRSSSTPSIPRSLDVAPDDDTDAGGLARFGANPHWTQRVAMTLRPEEHDASASLAPGDDASSFKKKRSKSADMWREDSLEFSLSDLSQEHMTSTEEMVDGGEEEEEEEEEQFSRQPRGPNGVAERASSLDHLCGHHGAKLRGQRARRREVEQDDDAETGPTSPSEEDGGGGAYVAFTLPCRRSHCLSEGPSGLGSAPVPPQRPVFQGRRAQTTQDISSALGEGSEYGDSGIDGVTAETAAADGEPLSRRCKAMSASFSVYSAMESALFHNGSDSGSSSAGVAEARGSSGGVYENFRKELDNQVWAHRGQDRLEVCSAVSDEQSSGTLSSAYPSESAVASACAHSTVRKAGALAVKNFLVHKKSKKVEPATRRKWKHYWVSLKGCTLFLYESDGRSGIDHTSVPKHALWAENAIVQAVPEHPKKDFVFCLSNSAGDAFLFQTSAQTELENWITAIHSACAAALARQHHRDDTVRLLRAEIRKLEQKIDMDEKMKKMGDMQLSTVTDAKKRKTILEQIFLWEQNLERFHMDLFRCRCYLASLQGGEPPNPKRLLGFASRPTKLAMGRLGIFSVSSFHALVSARSELSVKRRGQATPSRTFSKRRSRFSSLWGIDTASRRKSKVFVDGVEPAKAPTEATYEDSASDKSERESSVKSLPQLSLDNEVWLPENLAPSWVCLPGDQPILAVVQPGDTTLEVLSAVCKKHTLDPSGHYLRLKVAVDDRTLLYVPKHDEDVYDVLYQEIEICTKITRLIQFDRADSCTLGYGFSVSVLDDEGTQRLHITDVKAGGLASAKGVRAGDEILLLNGKPAAALQMDDMRAAFACQTLTLSVGALPHLDPATLCPPPPPRRCDADPAAAGTATDIFSQSQEDILDDVSGLTVDDTLDEGVPQSPGDPPEEKIYVHKNAEQTSSFNHRGHRNAAERPMSSSSSSSSSSSLSPSPVSALPPSCAQRQLSHADKLRKVISELVDTEKTYVKDLRCLIECYLTPLQKESFLTQDELDILFGNLGEMVDFQVEFLRTLEDGIRLVPNLDQLERVEQFKKVLFSLGGSFLYYADRFKIYSAFCASHTKVPKVLAKAKTDPDFKAFLSERNPKQQHSSTLESYLIKPIQRVLKYPLLLRELFSLTDPDSDEHYHLDMAMKAMNKVASHINEMQKLHEEFGAVFDQLISEQKEVSDLSMGDLLMHSSVVWINPPPSLGKSKKDPELAAFVFKTAVVFVYKDSSKHRKKMSSAHRASMNDERDPFRFRHMIATHSLQVRALANSEGTTVCEIVHTRSESEGRPERTFQLCCSSAESKKDLLNAVHSILREKQRRQLLKTESLPLSQQYVPFGGKRLYALKGAQRPAVNRAASAPSRSLARRKLLRNRFTIDTDLVLDTDPVFNNNNHQRDPDSPAVPPAAPSAPSGPAPSELWPEQRFDLQPYENGTKVKETDILSDDDEYCKSRRGTAAPSQTSELDAKMDAMEIRGVLKACAAQRGPERDTVWVRRDDFGCNSDVF from the exons ATGGGGAATGTGGAGAGCCAAAATGGCGAGAACGCCTTCCACGGCGTCTCCGCCGGACATCTCTCCCGCAAGCACACGTCGTCGCGCTCGTTCCGCCTGTCGTCGGCCTCCAAGCGGCCGGCGGCCCGCCGCCCTCGCCACTCGCTGTCGGCCAAGCAGCCCGAGCGCCACCGCAATTCGGAGGCGTCCACACGCTCCTCCAGCACGCCCAGCATCCCGCGCTCGTTGGACGTTGCCCCGGACGACGACACCGACGCCGGCGGCCTGGCCCGCTTCGGCGCCAACCCGCACTGGACTCAGCGCGTGGCCATGACCTTGAGGCCCGAGGAACACGACGCCTCTGCCTCGCTCGCGCCGGGTGACGACGCGTCCAGCTTTAAGAAGAAGCGCTCCAAGTCGGCCGACATGTGGAGGGAGGACAGTCTGGAGTTCTCGCTGTCGGACCTCAGCCAGGAACACATGACCAGCACGGAGGAGATGGTGGATGgaggcgaggaggaggaagaagaggaagaggagcagtTCAGCCGACAGCCCAGAGGACCCAACG GTGTAGCCGAGCGCGCCTCATCGCTGGACCACCTGTGCGGCCACCACGGCGCCAAGCTCAGGGGCCAAAGGGCACGCCGCAGAGAAGTCGAACAGGACGACGACGCCGAGACGGGGCCGACGTCTCCGAGCGAggaggacggcggcggcggcgcataCGTGGCTTTCACGCTCCCCTGCCGACGCTCGCACTGCCTCTCGGAGGGGCCGTCGGGGCTTGGCTCGGCGCCGGTGCCGCCTCAGCGGCCTGTTTTTCAGGGACGCCGTGCGCAAACCACGCAG gacatctcatccgcgcTGGGCGAGGGCAGCGAGTACGGCGACAGCGGCATTGACGGCGTGACGGCCgagacggcggcggcggacggCGAGCCGTTGTCCCGGCGCTGCAAAGCCATGTCGGCGTCCTTCTCCGTGTACTCGGCCATGGAGAGCGCCCTCTTCCACAACGGCAGCGACAGCGGAAGCAGCAGCGCCGGCGTGGCGGAGGCGCGGGGCAGCAGCGGAGGCGTCTACGAGAACTTTCGCAAGGAGCTGGACAATCAAGTCTGG GCACACCGAGGCCAGGACCGCTTGGAGGTGTGCTCAGCAGTCAGCGACGAGCAGAGCAGCGGCACGCTCAGCAGCGCTTACCCGTCGGAGTCGGCGGTGGCGTCGGCCTGCGCCCACAGCACGGTACGAAAGGCGGGCGCGTTGGCTGTCAAGAACTTCCTGGTCCACAAGAAGAGCAAGAAGGTTGAGCCGGCCACCAGACGCAAATGGAAACACTACTGGGTTTCGCTCAAAG GCTGCACGCTGTTCCTGTATGAGTCGGACGGTCGCTCGGGCATCGACCACACCAGCGTTCCCAAACACGCGCTCTGGGCCGAGAACGCCATCGTGCAGGCGGTTCCGGAACACCCCAAGAAGGATTTTGTCTTCTGCCTGAGCAACTCGGCCGGAGACGCCTTCCTCTTCCAG ACGTCAGCTCAGACGGAGCTGGAGAACTGGATCACGGCGATCCACTCGGCGTGCGCCGCCGCCCTGGCCCGGCAGCACCACCGCGACGACACGGTGCGCCTGCTGCGCGCCGAAATCCGCAAGCTGGAGCAGAAGATCGACATGGACgagaagatgaagaagatgGGAGACATGCAGCTGTCCACCGTCACCGACGCCAAGAAGAGGAAGACCATCCTGGAGCAG ATCTTCCTGTGGGAGCAGAATCTGGAGCGTTTCCACATGGACCTGTTCCGCTGCCGCTGCTACCTGGCCAGCCTGCAGGGAGGCGAGCCCCCCAACCCCAAGCGCCTGCTGGGATTCGCCTCGCGCCCCACCAAGCTGGCCATGGGACGCCTCGGGATCTTCTCCGTGTCCTCCTTCCACGCGCTG GTATCCGCGCGCTCGGAGTTGAGCGTGAAGCGGCGCGGGCAAGCCACACCTTCTCGCACCTTCAGCAAACGCCGAAGTCGCTTCTCGTCGCTCTGGGGGATCGACACCGCCTCCCGCAGGAAGTCCAAG GTGTTTGTTGACGGCGTCGAGCCGGCCAAAGCCCCCACTGAAGCAACGTATGAAGACTCGGCCAGCGACAAATCT GAGAGGGAGAGCTCGGTGAAAAGTCTTCCCCAGCTGTCTTTGGACAATGAGGTGTGGCTCCCTGAGAACCTGGCCCCCTCCTGGGTGTGCCTACCCGGCGACCAGCCCATCTTGGCCGTGGTGCAGCCCGGTGACACGACGTTGGAGGTCCTCAGCGCCGTCTGCAAG AAACACACATTGGACCCTTCTGGTCATTACCTGCGCTTGAAGGTGGCCGTGGATGACCGCACGCTCCTCTACGTGCCCAAACACGACGAGGACGTCTACGATGTG CTGTACCAGGAGATCGAGATCTGCACCAAAATCACCCGGCTGATCCAGTTCGACCGAGCCGACTCGTGCACGCTGGGCTACG GTTTCTCAGTGTCTGTTCTAGATGACGAAGGCACCCAGCGGCTTCATATCACTGACGTCAAAGCTGGCGGACTGGCCTCTGCTAAAG GTGTACGAGCCGGTGACGAGATCCTGCTGTTGAACGGCAAGCCGGCCGCCGCCCTTCAGATGGACGACATGCGAGCGGCGTTTGCATGCCAGACCCTGACGCTGAGCGTGGGCGCCCTTCCCCACCTGGACCCCGCCACCCTGtgcccgccgccgcctcccaGACGCTGCGACGCCGACCCCGCCGCCGCTGGCACCGCCACTGACATCTTCTCACAGAGCCAAG AGGACATCCTGGACGACGTGTCGGGTCTGACCGTGGATGACACTTTGGACGAGGGGGTCCCGCAGAGTCCGGGAGATCCTCCTGAAGAGAAGATCTATGTGCACAAG AACGCGGAGCAGACGTCGTCCTTCAACCACCGCGGCCACCGCAACGCCGCCGAGCGCCCGATGTCGTCTTCCTCGTCCTCTTCGTCCTCCTCGTCCCTCTCCCCCAGCCCGGTGTCGGCCCTGCCGCCGTCCTGCGCTCAGCGTCAGCTCTCGCACGCCGACAAGCTGCGCAAAGTCATCAGCGAGTTGGTGGACACGGAGAAGACTTACGTTAAA GACCTGCGTTGCCTCATCGAGTGCTACTTGACGCCGCTGCAGAAGGAGAGCTTCCTCACGCAGGACGAG CTGGACATTCTGTTTGGCAACCTGGGCGAGATGgtggacttccaggtggagTTTCTGAGGACGCTGGAGGACGGAATCCGACTGGTGCCCAATCTGGACCAACTGGAGAGAGTGGAACAGTTCAAG AAAGTGCTCTTCTCCCTGGGCGGCTCGTTCTTGTACTACGCCGACCGCTTCAAGATCTACAGCGCCTTCTGCGCCAGCCACACCAAGGTGCCCAAGGTGCTGGCCAAAG CCAAAACAGACCCGGACTTTAAGGCGTTCCTGTCGGAGCGGAACCCCAAGCAGCAGCACTCGTCCACGCTGGAGTCGTATCTCATCAAGCCCATTCAGAGGGTCCTCAAGTACCCCCTGCTCCTCCGCGAGCTCTTTTCCCTCACCGACCCCGACAGCGATGAGCACTACCACCTGGACA TGGCCATGAAGGCGATGAACAAGGTAGCGAGTCACATCAACGAGATGCAGAAGCTGCACGAGGAGTTTGGCGCCGTGTTCGATCAGCTCATCAGCGAGCAGAAGGAGGTTAGCGACCTATCCATGGGGGATCTGCTGATGCACTCCAGCGTGGTCTGGATCAACCCTCCGCCGTCTTTGGGAAAGAGCAAGAAGGACCCAGAATTGGCCGCCTTTG TCTTCAAAACCGCTGTGGTGTTTGTTTACAAAGACTCATCAAAGCACAGGAAGAAAATG AGCTCCGCTCACCGAGCGTCCATGAACGATGAGCGCGATCCGTTCCGCTTCCGACACATGATTGCCACCCACTCGCTGCAAGTCCGCGCTCTCGCAA ACTCTGAAGGCACGACCGTGTGCGAGATAGTTCACACCAGGTCGGAATCCGAGGGGCGACCCGAGAGAACATTCCAGTTGTGCTGCAG TTCCGCGGAGAGCAAGAAGGATCTGCTGAATGCGGTGCACTCCATCCTCAGGGAGAAGCAGCGGAGGCAGCTGCTCAAGACCGAGTCGCTCCCCCTTAGTCAGCAGTACGTCCCCTTTGGGGGCAAGCGGCTCTACGCCCTCAAGGGGGCGCAGAGGCCCGCTGTCAACCGAGCAG CTTCAGCGCCGTCCCGTTCTCTGGCTCGCAGGAAGTTGTTGCGAAACCGTTTCACCATTGACACGGACCTGGTCTTGGACACGGACCCGgtcttcaacaacaacaaccaccagCGGGACCCGGACTCGCCTGCGGTGCCCCCCGCCGCTCCCTCGGCGCCGTCTGGGCCCGCGCCCTCGGAGCTGTGGCCAGAGCAGCGGTTCGACTTGCAACCGTACGAGAACGGCACCAAGGTGAAGGAAACTGACATTTTGAGCGACGACGACGAGTACTGTAAGTCACGGCGCGGCACAGCGGCGCCCTCGCAGACCAGCGAACTGGACGCCAAGATGGACGCCATGGAGATCCGTGGCGTGCTGAAGGCGTGCGCGGCGCAGCGGGGGCCCGAGCGCGACACCGTGTGGGTGCGCAGGGACGACTTTGGCTGCAACAGCGACGTCTTCTGA
- the LOC133168333 gene encoding rho guanine nucleotide exchange factor TIAM1-like isoform X2, which yields MGNVESQNGENAFHGVSAGHLSRKHTSSRSFRLSSASKRPAARRPRHSLSAKQPERHRNSEASTRSSSTPSIPRSLDVAPDDDTDAGGLARFGANPHWTQRVAMTLRPEEHDASASLAPGDDASSFKKKRSKSADMWREDSLEFSLSDLSQEHMTSTEEMVDGGEEEEEEEEEQFSRQPRGPNGVAERASSLDHLCGHHGAKLRGQRARRREVEQDDDAETGPTSPSEEDGGGGAYVAFTLPCRRSHCLSEGPSGLGSAPVPPQRPVFQGRRAQTTQDISSALGEGSEYGDSGIDGVTAETAAADGEPLSRRCKAMSASFSVYSAMESALFHNGSDSGSSSAGVAEARGSSGGVYENFRKELDNQVWAHRGQDRLEVCSAVSDEQSSGTLSSAYPSESAVASACAHSTVRKAGALAVKNFLVHKKSKKVEPATRRKWKHYWVSLKGCTLFLYESDGRSGIDHTSVPKHALWAENAIVQAVPEHPKKDFVFCLSNSAGDAFLFQTSAQTELENWITAIHSACAAALARQHHRDDTVRLLRAEIRKLEQKIDMDEKMKKMGDMQLSTVTDAKKRKTILEQIFLWEQNLERFHMDLFRCRCYLASLQGGEPPNPKRLLGFASRPTKLAMGRLGIFSVSSFHALVSARSELSVKRRGQATPSRTFSKRRSRFSSLWGIDTASRRKSKVPHPAVTQVFVDGVEPAKAPTEATYEDSASDKSERESSVKSLPQLSLDNEVWLPENLAPSWVCLPGDQPILAVVQPGDTTLEVLSAVCKKHTLDPSGHYLRLKVAVDDRTLLYVPKHDEDVYDVLYQEIEICTKITRLIQFDRADSCTLGYGFSVSVLDDEGTQRLHITDVKAGGLASAKGVRAGDEILLLNGKPAAALQMDDMRAAFACQTLTLSVGALPHLDPATLCPPPPPRRCDADPAAAGTATDIFSQSQEDILDDVSGLTVDDTLDEGVPQSPGDPPEEKIYVHKNAEQTSSFNHRGHRNAAERPMSSSSSSSSSSSLSPSPVSALPPSCAQRQLSHADKLRKVISELVDTEKTYVKDLRCLIECYLTPLQKESFLTQDELDILFGNLGEMVDFQVEFLRTLEDGIRLVPNLDQLERVEQFKKVLFSLGGSFLYYADRFKIYSAFCASHTKVPKVLAKAKTDPDFKAFLSERNPKQQHSSTLESYLIKPIQRVLKYPLLLRELFSLTDPDSDEHYHLDMAMKAMNKVASHINEMQKLHEEFGAVFDQLISEQKEVSDLSMGDLLMHSSVVWINPPPSLGKSKKDPELAAFVFKTAVVFVYKDSSKHRKKMSSAHRASMNDERDPFRFRHMIATHSLQVRALANSEGTTVCEIVHTRSESEGRPERTFQLCCSSAESKKDLLNAVHSILREKQRRQLLKTESLPLSQQYVPFGGKRLYALKGAQRPAVNRAASAPSRSLARRKLLRNRFTIDTDLVLDTDPVFNNNNHQRDPDSPAVPPAAPSAPSGPAPSELWPEQRFDLQPYENGTKVKETDILSDDDEYCKSRRGTAAPSQTSELDAKMDAMEIRGVLKACAAQRGPERDTVWVRRDDFGCNSDVF from the exons ATGGGGAATGTGGAGAGCCAAAATGGCGAGAACGCCTTCCACGGCGTCTCCGCCGGACATCTCTCCCGCAAGCACACGTCGTCGCGCTCGTTCCGCCTGTCGTCGGCCTCCAAGCGGCCGGCGGCCCGCCGCCCTCGCCACTCGCTGTCGGCCAAGCAGCCCGAGCGCCACCGCAATTCGGAGGCGTCCACACGCTCCTCCAGCACGCCCAGCATCCCGCGCTCGTTGGACGTTGCCCCGGACGACGACACCGACGCCGGCGGCCTGGCCCGCTTCGGCGCCAACCCGCACTGGACTCAGCGCGTGGCCATGACCTTGAGGCCCGAGGAACACGACGCCTCTGCCTCGCTCGCGCCGGGTGACGACGCGTCCAGCTTTAAGAAGAAGCGCTCCAAGTCGGCCGACATGTGGAGGGAGGACAGTCTGGAGTTCTCGCTGTCGGACCTCAGCCAGGAACACATGACCAGCACGGAGGAGATGGTGGATGgaggcgaggaggaggaagaagaggaagaggagcagtTCAGCCGACAGCCCAGAGGACCCAACG GTGTAGCCGAGCGCGCCTCATCGCTGGACCACCTGTGCGGCCACCACGGCGCCAAGCTCAGGGGCCAAAGGGCACGCCGCAGAGAAGTCGAACAGGACGACGACGCCGAGACGGGGCCGACGTCTCCGAGCGAggaggacggcggcggcggcgcataCGTGGCTTTCACGCTCCCCTGCCGACGCTCGCACTGCCTCTCGGAGGGGCCGTCGGGGCTTGGCTCGGCGCCGGTGCCGCCTCAGCGGCCTGTTTTTCAGGGACGCCGTGCGCAAACCACGCAG gacatctcatccgcgcTGGGCGAGGGCAGCGAGTACGGCGACAGCGGCATTGACGGCGTGACGGCCgagacggcggcggcggacggCGAGCCGTTGTCCCGGCGCTGCAAAGCCATGTCGGCGTCCTTCTCCGTGTACTCGGCCATGGAGAGCGCCCTCTTCCACAACGGCAGCGACAGCGGAAGCAGCAGCGCCGGCGTGGCGGAGGCGCGGGGCAGCAGCGGAGGCGTCTACGAGAACTTTCGCAAGGAGCTGGACAATCAAGTCTGG GCACACCGAGGCCAGGACCGCTTGGAGGTGTGCTCAGCAGTCAGCGACGAGCAGAGCAGCGGCACGCTCAGCAGCGCTTACCCGTCGGAGTCGGCGGTGGCGTCGGCCTGCGCCCACAGCACGGTACGAAAGGCGGGCGCGTTGGCTGTCAAGAACTTCCTGGTCCACAAGAAGAGCAAGAAGGTTGAGCCGGCCACCAGACGCAAATGGAAACACTACTGGGTTTCGCTCAAAG GCTGCACGCTGTTCCTGTATGAGTCGGACGGTCGCTCGGGCATCGACCACACCAGCGTTCCCAAACACGCGCTCTGGGCCGAGAACGCCATCGTGCAGGCGGTTCCGGAACACCCCAAGAAGGATTTTGTCTTCTGCCTGAGCAACTCGGCCGGAGACGCCTTCCTCTTCCAG ACGTCAGCTCAGACGGAGCTGGAGAACTGGATCACGGCGATCCACTCGGCGTGCGCCGCCGCCCTGGCCCGGCAGCACCACCGCGACGACACGGTGCGCCTGCTGCGCGCCGAAATCCGCAAGCTGGAGCAGAAGATCGACATGGACgagaagatgaagaagatgGGAGACATGCAGCTGTCCACCGTCACCGACGCCAAGAAGAGGAAGACCATCCTGGAGCAG ATCTTCCTGTGGGAGCAGAATCTGGAGCGTTTCCACATGGACCTGTTCCGCTGCCGCTGCTACCTGGCCAGCCTGCAGGGAGGCGAGCCCCCCAACCCCAAGCGCCTGCTGGGATTCGCCTCGCGCCCCACCAAGCTGGCCATGGGACGCCTCGGGATCTTCTCCGTGTCCTCCTTCCACGCGCTG GTATCCGCGCGCTCGGAGTTGAGCGTGAAGCGGCGCGGGCAAGCCACACCTTCTCGCACCTTCAGCAAACGCCGAAGTCGCTTCTCGTCGCTCTGGGGGATCGACACCGCCTCCCGCAGGAAGTCCAAGGTGCCGCACCCCGCCGTCACCCAG GTGTTTGTTGACGGCGTCGAGCCGGCCAAAGCCCCCACTGAAGCAACGTATGAAGACTCGGCCAGCGACAAATCT GAGAGGGAGAGCTCGGTGAAAAGTCTTCCCCAGCTGTCTTTGGACAATGAGGTGTGGCTCCCTGAGAACCTGGCCCCCTCCTGGGTGTGCCTACCCGGCGACCAGCCCATCTTGGCCGTGGTGCAGCCCGGTGACACGACGTTGGAGGTCCTCAGCGCCGTCTGCAAG AAACACACATTGGACCCTTCTGGTCATTACCTGCGCTTGAAGGTGGCCGTGGATGACCGCACGCTCCTCTACGTGCCCAAACACGACGAGGACGTCTACGATGTG CTGTACCAGGAGATCGAGATCTGCACCAAAATCACCCGGCTGATCCAGTTCGACCGAGCCGACTCGTGCACGCTGGGCTACG GTTTCTCAGTGTCTGTTCTAGATGACGAAGGCACCCAGCGGCTTCATATCACTGACGTCAAAGCTGGCGGACTGGCCTCTGCTAAAG GTGTACGAGCCGGTGACGAGATCCTGCTGTTGAACGGCAAGCCGGCCGCCGCCCTTCAGATGGACGACATGCGAGCGGCGTTTGCATGCCAGACCCTGACGCTGAGCGTGGGCGCCCTTCCCCACCTGGACCCCGCCACCCTGtgcccgccgccgcctcccaGACGCTGCGACGCCGACCCCGCCGCCGCTGGCACCGCCACTGACATCTTCTCACAGAGCCAAG AGGACATCCTGGACGACGTGTCGGGTCTGACCGTGGATGACACTTTGGACGAGGGGGTCCCGCAGAGTCCGGGAGATCCTCCTGAAGAGAAGATCTATGTGCACAAG AACGCGGAGCAGACGTCGTCCTTCAACCACCGCGGCCACCGCAACGCCGCCGAGCGCCCGATGTCGTCTTCCTCGTCCTCTTCGTCCTCCTCGTCCCTCTCCCCCAGCCCGGTGTCGGCCCTGCCGCCGTCCTGCGCTCAGCGTCAGCTCTCGCACGCCGACAAGCTGCGCAAAGTCATCAGCGAGTTGGTGGACACGGAGAAGACTTACGTTAAA GACCTGCGTTGCCTCATCGAGTGCTACTTGACGCCGCTGCAGAAGGAGAGCTTCCTCACGCAGGACGAG CTGGACATTCTGTTTGGCAACCTGGGCGAGATGgtggacttccaggtggagTTTCTGAGGACGCTGGAGGACGGAATCCGACTGGTGCCCAATCTGGACCAACTGGAGAGAGTGGAACAGTTCAAG AAAGTGCTCTTCTCCCTGGGCGGCTCGTTCTTGTACTACGCCGACCGCTTCAAGATCTACAGCGCCTTCTGCGCCAGCCACACCAAGGTGCCCAAGGTGCTGGCCAAAG CCAAAACAGACCCGGACTTTAAGGCGTTCCTGTCGGAGCGGAACCCCAAGCAGCAGCACTCGTCCACGCTGGAGTCGTATCTCATCAAGCCCATTCAGAGGGTCCTCAAGTACCCCCTGCTCCTCCGCGAGCTCTTTTCCCTCACCGACCCCGACAGCGATGAGCACTACCACCTGGACA TGGCCATGAAGGCGATGAACAAGGTAGCGAGTCACATCAACGAGATGCAGAAGCTGCACGAGGAGTTTGGCGCCGTGTTCGATCAGCTCATCAGCGAGCAGAAGGAGGTTAGCGACCTATCCATGGGGGATCTGCTGATGCACTCCAGCGTGGTCTGGATCAACCCTCCGCCGTCTTTGGGAAAGAGCAAGAAGGACCCAGAATTGGCCGCCTTTG TCTTCAAAACCGCTGTGGTGTTTGTTTACAAAGACTCATCAAAGCACAGGAAGAAAATG AGCTCCGCTCACCGAGCGTCCATGAACGATGAGCGCGATCCGTTCCGCTTCCGACACATGATTGCCACCCACTCGCTGCAAGTCCGCGCTCTCGCAA ACTCTGAAGGCACGACCGTGTGCGAGATAGTTCACACCAGGTCGGAATCCGAGGGGCGACCCGAGAGAACATTCCAGTTGTGCTGCAG TTCCGCGGAGAGCAAGAAGGATCTGCTGAATGCGGTGCACTCCATCCTCAGGGAGAAGCAGCGGAGGCAGCTGCTCAAGACCGAGTCGCTCCCCCTTAGTCAGCAGTACGTCCCCTTTGGGGGCAAGCGGCTCTACGCCCTCAAGGGGGCGCAGAGGCCCGCTGTCAACCGAGCAG CTTCAGCGCCGTCCCGTTCTCTGGCTCGCAGGAAGTTGTTGCGAAACCGTTTCACCATTGACACGGACCTGGTCTTGGACACGGACCCGgtcttcaacaacaacaaccaccagCGGGACCCGGACTCGCCTGCGGTGCCCCCCGCCGCTCCCTCGGCGCCGTCTGGGCCCGCGCCCTCGGAGCTGTGGCCAGAGCAGCGGTTCGACTTGCAACCGTACGAGAACGGCACCAAGGTGAAGGAAACTGACATTTTGAGCGACGACGACGAGTACTGTAAGTCACGGCGCGGCACAGCGGCGCCCTCGCAGACCAGCGAACTGGACGCCAAGATGGACGCCATGGAGATCCGTGGCGTGCTGAAGGCGTGCGCGGCGCAGCGGGGGCCCGAGCGCGACACCGTGTGGGTGCGCAGGGACGACTTTGGCTGCAACAGCGACGTCTTCTGA